The genomic segment GCTTAAGCTGCGCCGTAGCCCCATCAGCGGCGCTTTGCGAAGTTCGGCGGAAAACATCTCGCGGGAGCGGTCCACCAGGTTGTGGGCCTCGTCCACCAGGAAGGTGTAAACGCCGTTTTCCTCACCGAAAAAGCGCCGCAGGTAAACCCGCGGATCAAAGGCGTAGTTGTAATCACAGATGATGCAGTCGGCAAAACGGGACAGATCCAGGGAAAACTCGAAGGGACAGAGACTTTCGGCCGTGGCGACGGTCTCCAGGAACTCGCGGGTGAACGCGTCCTGGCCGAAGGCGGTTTCGATCGCGCCGTTCAGGCGATCATAGTAGCCGCTGGCAAATGAACATTCCTCGGGGCTGCAGGCCCGGCCGGGGTTGAAACAGATTTTCTCCTTGGCCGTGATGGTCAGTGATTTGACGCAGGCCCCGCCGCGGCGCAGGACCGCAAAGGCCTTTTCGGCCGCGGCGCGGCCCGTGGTGCGCGCCGTGAGGTAGAAAATTTTTTCGGTCGGCCCCCCGGCCAGGGCCTTGAGTGCCGCAAAGAGGGCCGCCATGGTTTTGCCGATCCCGGTGGGCGCCTCCACCAGCAACTGGTCACCGTTTTGGACGGCGCGGTAAACCGCCACGGCCATCTCCCGCTGCCCCGCGCGGTAATCCGCATACGGAAAGCCGATCCCCGCCAGGCTGGCGTCACGGCGGGCCTGCCAATCGGCCAGGGTGCGCGCCCACTGCAGGTAGCGGCCCACCAGATCATCGAAAAAGACCCGCAGTTCGGCTGCGGCCGCCAGCCGGGGAATGCTGCGGACCTCCCCGCTGTCCAGCTGGCAGTAGGTCAGTTGAACCACCACGGTGCTCAACCCGTGGGCCAGGGCGTAGAGAAACGCGTATACCTTGACCTGCCCCCAGTGCAGGGGGTTTTCGCGCCCCAACACGGCGTCCATATCCCCGGTGGTGGTCTTGATCTCCTCCACCACGCTCCGGCCGCCCTCCTGGTAAACCCCATCGATTCGGCCGGTGACCTGAAGGCGAAACCCGCTGGCATCGACCCGGTGGCTGACCGCCACCTCCGGGGCATAACCGGTGGGTCGCGAACGCTGAATGCGCTGATGGGCGCGGATGGCCTCCAGCGGTCGGGCGCTACCCAGGAATCCGGCTTCCAGGTCACCCGTGCGCAACCCGTGCGCCACCAGAGCCCGCACGCCGATGGTGATCTGCCGCGGCGCCCCTGCCGGCGCCGCGATCTCTTCGCGGGCAGCCGTCACGGCGGTCATCGCTGCGGCCGGCGGCATGCCCGCCGCAGGAGGCGGGCCACCGCCCACAGCCCCAGCGCCCACACCAGGCTGTTGACCAGGATCGGGACGGCTATCCAGCCGCCCGGAAACCAGGCCCGGGGGAAAAGCGACAGACTGATCACCGGGAAATAGAGGACCTTGGCCACGGCCACCAGCAGCCGGGTGACAAGGGGCAGGTGGGGTTCGAAAACGTGGTCGGCGGTCTGGTGCAGGATCAAGGCGCCCACCGCCCGGGTGGCGGCCCAATGCACCAGGGCGATGGCTCCGAGAATGAGCATCTGCTTTGGGCGTGTCACACTTTGCCTTTCACTCCATCCGGCCGCGGGGGGAAATTGCCGCGGGGTGCCTGTGACGCCGCCCGTCACCGCCCCCCCTCCCACACAGCCCGAAGCCGGGGCGGGCCTGTCCTGGGGAGGCCGGTTGCGCTATAAACCCCGTGCATGCCGTCCGGGGTTTTATAACCGGTTTAGGCCGCGCAGGCAAGCAGCCGGATCCCCCCGGGACTTTCCCGGGCAGGACCCTTCGAGTCGAGCCGCGGTCGGCCACCGTTGCTGAACCAAAAGTGGCTTTTGGCAGCGCACAATTTCTGATATGATCGCCCCAACGGTTTTGTGGCATTTTTCCGTCTGCCGCGCCCTTTGAGGTTTCGGTCCACAACCGGCTCCCCGCCTGGCTGCCGCGAAGGCCTGCGGCCAGAAAGCGCCGGAAACGGGCCAAAGCCTGGCCGGTCCAACGAAGCCCCCTGCCCCCTCTGAAAGGAGTGCCGCACCATGCGCAGCTATGGCCCGTTTGCGCTGCTGAGCGCCGCAGAAGCCATCACCCACGTCAAAGACGGCGACACGGTCGCCTTCAGCGGGTTTAGCCCCGCCGGGGCGGCCAAGGCCGTACCCACCGCCCTGGCCGCACTGGGCCGCGAGGAGCATCGCCGGGGACGCAGTTTCCGGGTCAGGGTGCTGACCGGCGCCTCCAGCGGCCACTGCATCGATGAACTCCTGGCCGAAGCCGAGGTCATCGCCTGGCGCACCCCCTATCAGTCCGGCGAGGCCCTGCGGCGCCAGATCAATCGTCAGGAAGTGGAATATGTGGACATGCACCTCTCCCACCTGCCCCAGACCGTGGCCCAGGGGTTTTTCGGGCGGATCGACGTGGCCGTCATCGAGGCCACCGAAATCGCGCCGGACGGACGGGTCTACCTGACCACCTCCATCGGGGCCTCCCCCACCTACCTGCAACACGCCGAAAAGGTCATCATCGAAATCAACCGCCACCAGTCGCCGCGCCTGCGCGAGATGAGCGATGTCTTCATCATGCCGCCGCCGCCGCATCGCTACCCCATCCCGATCTTTGACCCTCTCACCCGCATCGGCTGCCCCTACGCCACGGTGGAGCCCCGAAAGGTGGTGGGCATCGTCGAAAGCCACGAACCGGACAAAATCGGCGCTTTCGCCCCGCCTGACGCGGTCAGCAATCAAATCGCCGGCCACGTGGTGGCTTTTTTGCTGGCGGAGAGGCGCGCCGGCCGGATTCCCCCCGAACTGCTGCCGCTGCAGGCCGGTGTCGGCAACGTCGCCAACGCGGTTTTGGCGGCACTGGGCGAACACCCCGACATTCCGCCCTTCAAGATGTACTCCGAGGTCCTTCAGGATGCCATGGTGGACCTGCTGGCCGACGGCAAGTTGATCGGCGCCAGTGCCACCGGGTTGACCATCTCCAGCGGCAAGCTGAAACAACTTGTGGACGACATCGACTTCTTCGCCCCGCGTATCGTGCTGCGCCCCCAGGAAATCTCCAACCACCCCGGCATCATCCGGCGACTCGGGGTGGTGGCGATGAACACCGCCCTGGAGGCCGACATCTACGGCAACGTCAATTCCTCCCACGTTTACGGCATGGACGTGATCAACGGCATCGGCGGCAGCGGCGAGTTCGCCCGCAACAGCTACATCTCCATTTTCATGACCCCCTCGGTGGCCAAGGGCGGCAAAATCTCGGCCATCGTCCCCATGTGCCCGCACGTTGACAGCAACGAGCACTCCGTGCAGATCCTGGTCACCGAACAGGGGCTGGCGGACCTGCGCGGTCTGGGGCCGATGCAGCGCGCCCGAGCCATCATCGACCGCTGCGCCCACCCCGCATACCGGGACTATCTCAACCGCTACATCCGCGAGGCCCGCACCGGGCACATCCGGCACGACCTGCAGCGCTGTTTCGAACTGCACCGCAACCTGCTGGCCACCGGTGCGATGCTGCCCAGCGGAAACGACTGAGCCGCGCGCAGGAAGCCGTTTCCGCAATCGATTTCACCCCGGTCCTGGAGGAAAACATGCGCGCATGGCAGGTTACCGTCGTTTCCATCTGGCTGCTGGTGGGGGGCCTGCTCGAGGCGGCGCAGCTCGAAACCATCCTGAAACCCCCGGAGGCACCCGCCCAGGCCGGCGGGGCGGCGGTCATCACCCTTTTTTTCGCCAACTCCGGCGCGCAACCGGCACACGTCGACCTCGGAGCCCTCGGCAGCGGTCGGCTCTCACGTGAGGAAGCGCAGCAGGCGGTCGCCATCAGGTATCTGGAGCCCCCGGAAACCCCGCTGGTGATCCCCCCGGCAGGGTTTCGCAAGATCGCCGCCGAGGTGGCGCTGCCGGACGGCTGGAGCGGCATGGTCAGTCTGACCATCGACGGCCTCGGGGGTCCGCCGGTGGTCTTCCCCGTCCAGGAGGCCGCGCAATCCCCGACAGCCGAACCCCAAGGCTCTCCCGCGCCGCCGCCTTGTCCACCACCGAACACGGACCTGGGCTATTTCTGGGACAACTTCTCGGGCCACGAGCCGATCTACTTTCTCTACGGCCCGAACCCCGCGGACGTCAAGTTCCAGATTGGCTTCAAATACCACATCCTGAATTCCGACGGCCCCATCGTCAACCGCTGGCCCCTGCTGGACGGACTGCACTTGGGCTACACCCAGACCTCCTTCTGGGACCTGGAGACCGCATCCCAGCCGTTTGACGACACCAGCTACCGCCCCGAAATCTTCCTGCTGCATGCCGACCTGCGCCAGCGCTGGCTGCCCCAAGCCAGCCGCCTGGACTTCCAGGCCGGCCTGCAGCACCAATCCAACGGCCAGGGCGGCGATGCCAACCGCAGCCTCAACATCGCCTATGCCCAACCCACCTGGACTTTCGGCGACCCCCGGAACCAAGCGTTCACCGTCGCCCCGCGGGTTTTCGCCTACCTCTCCCGGGCCAGCGAAAACAATGACATCGAAAACTACCGCGGCTATTCCGAACTGCTGCTCAAACTCGGCCGCTGGGACGGCGTGGAATGGGCCACCACCCTGTGCAAGGGCACCCGGGCCGGCAAGGGTAGCTGGCAGATGGATGTTTCAACCCCCATCGGGGAGCTGCTCTTCGACAATCTGGATCTCTTCTTTCATGCCCAGTTTTTCACCGGTTACAGCGAAAGCCTGCTGCGCTACGACGAGAGCGATACCCGTCTGCGGCTGGGCTTTTCGTTTTACCGCTGAGGCGCTGTGGGGATTGCAGCAGAAGCGGAGGTTTTGCCGCTGCTGGGAGAGAATGCGGAAGGCAGCGGGGGGGCAGCGGTTTTCACCGGCAGGGGAGCCGGGGCGTGCGGGCTGGAGATGGACCTCAGGATTCTTCGAGCTTGCGCTTGATTTTGAGGGCGCAAGCGGGGCAGAAGGTGGAGGTCACCCGAAAGCGCGTCTTGTGGCCGAGGTAGTCTTCCATCCTCACCCATTCACCGCAGCCGGGTGTCGTGCAGCTGTCGTCGCGCACTTTTTTGCAAACGCTGCAGACCGGCAAAATTTTGCCGGCGGCGGCCTTCTGGCGCCGCGACGCCCGTTTTTCCAGGCAGCGGGCCACCCGGCGCTTCATTTCGGCGGGCTCACAGGGCTTGAGGATATAGTCGTCGGCGTCCATCTGAAGCGCCTCGATGATGAACTCCAGATCTTCGTAGCCGGTGTGGAGCATCACCATGGTCTCGGGGCAGCGCGCCTTGGCCTCCTGCAAAACCCCGATGCCGTTCACCTCCCCCATGAAGAGGTTGGTGATCACCAGATCGAAAGCGGTTTTGCGCAGCAGGGTGATGGCATTTTCGCCGCTGCTGCGGGTTTGGACGGTGTGGCCTTCCCGCGTCAGGAGAACCCGCAGGCTGTCACGAATCCGTTTCTCGTCGTCCACAACAAGGATGTTTCCGGTCTCGGTCACACCGACCTCATCACTTTTGGGGGGGTGAAACCCGCCGCCGGCGGACCGCACCGGGCGATGGCGCCTGTTGCACGCAAATCGTTCAGGAAAATAGGGAAAAGCAGGGGACTACTCCCCTCTATACCTAAAAAATCGGCCTTGTCAAACATGAACCCGTTGAAGGCCGCCCAAATCCGGGGCTTTCGACCCCAGGGGGCCGTTTTTGCAGCGTAAGCGGATTCAGGCCCACCATGATCTTAGGCCGCTTGTTAAAGGAGTCGCAACGGATGCCATCCAATCTCCGCATCCAGGCTGGAGCGCGCGCGCTGGCCGTCCTGCGGGACGGGGGGCTGAAGCCGGAGACCGTCCAGGTGATCGCCGGTGCCGCCGGCGGCCCCAAGTGGCTGATTCTCAGCCACATCGACCGCTTTCTTTTCGGCGGCTGGAGCACCGGCCGCAGGATGCCGCTCTACCTGGTCGGATCCTCATCGGGGGCCTGGCGTTTCGCAGCCGCGGCCCAGGCCAACCCCGTGGCCGCCATCGACCGGCTGGAACGGGCCTATATCGCCCAGCGCTACGATCCCCGCCCCGCCCCGGCCGCCGTGAGCCGCACGGCCAGGCAAATCCTGGAGAGCTTCATCACCCCCCGGAAGACCGCTCAGATACTGGACCACCCCTTTCTGCGGCTTAATTTTCTGGCCGTCCGCAGCCGCGGATCGCACC from the Desulfobacteraceae bacterium genome contains:
- a CDS encoding response regulator, producing MTETGNILVVDDEKRIRDSLRVLLTREGHTVQTRSSGENAITLLRKTAFDLVITNLFMGEVNGIGVLQEAKARCPETMVMLHTGYEDLEFIIEALQMDADDYILKPCEPAEMKRRVARCLEKRASRRQKAAAGKILPVCSVCKKVRDDSCTTPGCGEWVRMEDYLGHKTRFRVTSTFCPACALKIKRKLEES
- a CDS encoding PD-(D/E)XK nuclease family protein; this translates as MPPAAAMTAVTAAREEIAAPAGAPRQITIGVRALVAHGLRTGDLEAGFLGSARPLEAIRAHQRIQRSRPTGYAPEVAVSHRVDASGFRLQVTGRIDGVYQEGGRSVVEEIKTTTGDMDAVLGRENPLHWGQVKVYAFLYALAHGLSTVVVQLTYCQLDSGEVRSIPRLAAAAELRVFFDDLVGRYLQWARTLADWQARRDASLAGIGFPYADYRAGQREMAVAVYRAVQNGDQLLVEAPTGIGKTMAALFAALKALAGGPTEKIFYLTARTTGRAAAEKAFAVLRRGGACVKSLTITAKEKICFNPGRACSPEECSFASGYYDRLNGAIETAFGQDAFTREFLETVATAESLCPFEFSLDLSRFADCIICDYNYAFDPRVYLRRFFGEENGVYTFLVDEAHNLVDRSREMFSAELRKAPLMGLRRSLSGRLPAVLRALNGVNNWFLEARRSCQEGTNPRAEESPPAGLLPRLQRFAGAAQSWLTQNTPAPFRQEMLEAFFIVSGFLRVAERFDATYATCYERLGTDVKVRLFCLDPAPQLAEALQRCRSVVFFSATLTPAGYFEKIFGCRRDARRLRLPSPFAPQHLGVFATAAATYYRQRSRTAPAVAHGIETLVTQRKGNYLVFFPSYDYLELVRGVLNPSLPGVEVISQRPAMSEAERETFLERFDLDNPATLVGLAVLGGVFGEGVDLVGERLCGVAVVGVGLPGVSLERELIRTYFESRGELGFENAYLYPGINRVLQAAGRVIRSEDDRGVVVLMDQRFTTARYATLLPAVWRPLAVPGAGQLAWGLRSFWEANT
- a CDS encoding phospholipase A is translated as MRAWQVTVVSIWLLVGGLLEAAQLETILKPPEAPAQAGGAAVITLFFANSGAQPAHVDLGALGSGRLSREEAQQAVAIRYLEPPETPLVIPPAGFRKIAAEVALPDGWSGMVSLTIDGLGGPPVVFPVQEAAQSPTAEPQGSPAPPPCPPPNTDLGYFWDNFSGHEPIYFLYGPNPADVKFQIGFKYHILNSDGPIVNRWPLLDGLHLGYTQTSFWDLETASQPFDDTSYRPEIFLLHADLRQRWLPQASRLDFQAGLQHQSNGQGGDANRSLNIAYAQPTWTFGDPRNQAFTVAPRVFAYLSRASENNDIENYRGYSELLLKLGRWDGVEWATTLCKGTRAGKGSWQMDVSTPIGELLFDNLDLFFHAQFFTGYSESLLRYDESDTRLRLGFSFYR
- a CDS encoding succinate CoA transferase gives rise to the protein MRSYGPFALLSAAEAITHVKDGDTVAFSGFSPAGAAKAVPTALAALGREEHRRGRSFRVRVLTGASSGHCIDELLAEAEVIAWRTPYQSGEALRRQINRQEVEYVDMHLSHLPQTVAQGFFGRIDVAVIEATEIAPDGRVYLTTSIGASPTYLQHAEKVIIEINRHQSPRLREMSDVFIMPPPPHRYPIPIFDPLTRIGCPYATVEPRKVVGIVESHEPDKIGAFAPPDAVSNQIAGHVVAFLLAERRAGRIPPELLPLQAGVGNVANAVLAALGEHPDIPPFKMYSEVLQDAMVDLLADGKLIGASATGLTISSGKLKQLVDDIDFFAPRIVLRPQEISNHPGIIRRLGVVAMNTALEADIYGNVNSSHVYGMDVINGIGGSGEFARNSYISIFMTPSVAKGGKISAIVPMCPHVDSNEHSVQILVTEQGLADLRGLGPMQRARAIIDRCAHPAYRDYLNRYIREARTGHIRHDLQRCFELHRNLLATGAMLPSGND